The Lichenihabitans psoromatis genome contains a region encoding:
- a CDS encoding fasciclin domain-containing protein — MKIFIGLRTLTLATALATGVVSMAYAADPMVGGAPMMASKTIVENASQAKNLTTLVAAVKAAGLVETLSGPGPFTVFAPTNAAFDKLPKGTVEKLTQPDMKADLTKILTYHVVAGKVDAAEIVKGIKAGGGSYNMKTVEGETLTAKMDGDKVALIDAKGGGALVETADVFPSNGVVHVIDSVLMPK, encoded by the coding sequence ATGAAAATCTTCATTGGACTTCGCACGTTGACCCTCGCGACGGCGCTGGCGACCGGCGTCGTATCCATGGCATATGCCGCCGATCCTATGGTCGGTGGCGCGCCGATGATGGCGAGCAAAACCATTGTCGAGAACGCTTCACAGGCCAAAAACCTCACCACGTTGGTCGCGGCCGTGAAGGCGGCTGGTCTCGTCGAGACGCTCTCTGGCCCCGGCCCGTTCACGGTGTTCGCACCCACCAATGCCGCGTTTGACAAGCTGCCTAAGGGCACGGTCGAGAAGCTGACGCAGCCCGACATGAAAGCCGACCTCACCAAGATCCTGACCTATCACGTTGTCGCCGGTAAGGTTGACGCCGCCGAAATCGTCAAGGGCATCAAGGCGGGCGGCGGCAGCTACAACATGAAGACGGTCGAGGGAGAGACCCTGACGGCCAAGATGGACGGCGACAAGGTCGCGCTCATCGACGCTAAGGGTGGCGGCGCGCTGGTCGAGACTGCAGACGTCTTCCCATCGAACGGCGTTGTCCACGTCATCGACAGCGTCCTGATGCCTAAGTGA